The following proteins come from a genomic window of Salvia hispanica cultivar TCC Black 2014 chromosome 4, UniMelb_Shisp_WGS_1.0, whole genome shotgun sequence:
- the LOC125220999 gene encoding uncharacterized protein LOC125220999: MSSGDEFQQLVDREFDELVQEVQREAEEEEAAAAFVRPFYHRRTIWRDHVGAHHRLVEDYFGDNPRYPAEIFRRRFRMSQRLFIHIANTLAQRYRCFTLRNDATGRPGLSTYQKCTAAIRQLAYAGPADMFDEYLQLGETTALTALRQFCNCIQAIFGPEYLRKPNADECQRLIDMHGRVHNFPGMMGSIDCMHWEWRNCPVAWKGQFTSGFKGRHPTMILEAVADYRLRIWHAYFGVAGSNNDINVPDSSHLFNDECWGEGPTVRFMANGTQYNRAYYLADGIYPRWPVFVKTIRQPVGPKQSYFAAKQESARKDVERAFGVLQSRWGILRCPVRQWHENDVASIMYACIILHNMIIEDEGYSAENWAPEEGASTSHGVATAPLQMGVPRSDAYLIQRFADMRRETSHTTLQADMVEEVWNRRGGGRRA; encoded by the coding sequence atgagttcCGGCGATGAGTTCCAACAATTGGTGGATAGGGAGTTCGATGAACTCGTTCAAGAGGTGCAACGGGAAGcagaagaggaggaggcggcggcggcgttcGTTCGCCCGTTCTATCATCGGCGGACCATCTGGCGTGACCATGTCGGGGCACACCATCGGTTAGTAGAAGACTACTTTGGCGATAACCCCCGTTACCCAGCAGAGATTTTCCGTCGCCGCTTCAGAATGTCGCAACGGCTATTCATCCATATAGCGAATACATTGGCGCAGCGGTACAGGTGCTTCACATTGCGCAATGATGCTACCGGCCGACCCGGGTTGTCGACATATCAGAAGTGTACCGCTGCAATTAGGCAGCTTGCCTATGCCGGACCCgctgatatgttcgacgaatacctacaGTTGGGTGAAACAACTGCTCTGACGGCGCTGAGGCAGTTTTGTAATTGTATCCAGGCCATCTTCGGTCCGGAGTATCTACGGAAGCCAAATGCCGATGAGTGCCAGAGATTGATAGATATGCACGGGCGAGTGCATAATTTTCCGGGGATGATGGGCAGCATCGATTGCATGCACTGGGAGTGGAGGAACTGCCCGGTTGCTTGGAAGGGGCAGTTCACATCTGGATTCAAAGGAAGACACCCAACAATGATACTGGAAGCTGTTGCTGACTACCGACTGCGAATCTGGCATGCCTATTTTGGTGTCGcagggtcgaacaacgacatcaacgtacCAGATTCATCCCATCTCTTCAATGATGAGTGTTGGGGTGAGGGTCCGACGGTCAGATTCATGGCCAACGGGACGCAGTACAACAGGGCATACTACTTAGccgatgggatataccctcgttGGCCCGTGTTTGTCAAGACGATCCGGCAGCCGGTTGGGCCGAAACAATCCTATTTTGCGGCCAAACAAGAGAGTGCTAGGAAGGACGTTGAGCGTGCTTTTGGTGTCCTCCAATCGCGATGGGGCATTCTTCGGTGCCCGGTTCGACAATGGCACGAAAATGATGTCGCCTccatcatgtatgcatgtatcatattgcacaatatgataatagagGACGAAGGATATTCTGCAGAGAACTGGGCACCGGAAGAGGGTGCAAGTACGAGTCACGGTGTTGCAACCGCCCCACTGCAGATGGGTGTACCGCGTAGTGATGCATACTTAATCCAACGGTTCGCCGATATGCGGAGGGAAACATCACATACGACACTGCAGGCTGATATGGTAGAAGAGGTTTGGAATCGTAGGGGAGGAGGGCGTAGAGCGTGA
- the LOC125218674 gene encoding heavy metal-associated isoprenylated plant protein 6-like: MGEKDGEKKVEAPEKKAADAGGKKEEAGPIAVVMKLDLHCEGCAKKVKRSVSHFQGVEKVKTDYEANKLTVTGNVDPAALRDRVAYKTKKKVELVSPQPKKEGGDKKAEEKPEKKAEEKKGDDKKPKEPAISTVVMKVRLHCDGCAHKVKRAITKHIDGVQSVKADLAKDLVTVTGTMNVKELTSYLKEKLKRSVEIVPPPKKDDGGGDKKEKAGGGDKKEGGGDKKEEKKEGGGDKKGAEAKAVSGGGEGSKGGEGAKVEVNKMEYHGLNLQTHYAMPIYNQNYYNQDYGLPVNHYQDYPPNYAYGNTGYAVQYASGPPPPPPTYTNANMGMNMNDQMFSDENPNGCSVM; encoded by the exons ATGGGAGAG AAAGATGGAGAAAAGAAGGTAGAAGCGCCGGAGAAGAAGGCCGCAGACGCCGGAGGAAAGAAGGAGGAGGCCGGCCCGATCGCGGTCGTCATGAAGCTTGACTTGCATTGCGAAGGATGCGCCAAAAAGGTCAAACGCTCCGTTAGCCATTTCCAAG GTGTTGAGAAAGTGAAGACCGACTATGAGGCTAACAAGCTAACCGTCACCGGCAATGTTGACCCGGCGGCGCTGCGCGACAGGGTTGCGTACAAGACCAAAAAGAAGGTTGAGCTCGTATCTCCTCAGCCCAAAAAGGAAGGTGGAGATAAGAAGGCTGAAGAGAAACCTGAGAAGAAGGCAGAGGAGAAAAAGGGGGATGACAAGAAACCCAAAGag CCTGCGATTAGCACAGTGGTGATGAAAGTGAGGCTGCACTGTGACGGATGCGCACATAAGGTCAAGCGGGCAATAACAAAGCACATTGATG ggGTGCAGTCGGTTAAAGCTGACCTAGCAAAGGACTTGGTCACGGTGACCGGGACGATGAATGTGAAGGAGCTCACATCGTACTTGAAAGAGAAACTCAAGAGAAGTGTAGAAATCGTTCCTCCTCCGAAGAAAGACGATGGAGGCGGTgacaagaaagaaaaagcaGGTGGCGGAGACAAGAAGGAAGGCGGAGGAGACAAGAAGGAGGAGAAAAAAGAGGGCGGAGGAGACAAGAAGGGAGCGGAGGCAAAGGCGGTGAGCGGTGGAGGAGAAGGAAGCAAAGGAGGCGAGGGAGCAAAGGTAGAAGTTAACAAGATGGAGTACCATGGTTTGAATCTACAAACGCACTACGCCATGCCTATTTACAACCAAAATTATTACAATCAAGATTATGGTCTCCCAGTTAACCACTATCAAGATTACCCACCTAACTATGCTTACGGTAACACTGGCTACGCCGTACAATACGCTTCGGGAcctccccctccccctccAACGTATACGAACGCGAATATGGGCATGAACATGAACGATCAAATGTTCAGTGACGAAAATCCGAACGGATGCTCCGTGATGTGA
- the LOC125219075 gene encoding zinc finger protein 593, whose amino-acid sequence MGGKCPHRSVKKRRYSHKSFRRSKFLVKGDDAVYDELQKGEEDRQPLPVDEDLPGMGQYYCFHCDRYFANVTVRDEHFKTKRHRKRVKIMLGPAPHTQLDADLAAGMGKPDNGPKLMAM is encoded by the exons ATGGGTGGAAAGTGTCCGCACAGGAGTGTGAAGAAGCGCCGCTATTCTCACAAGTCTTTCAGGCGATCCAAATTTCTCGTCAAGG GCGACGACGCCGTTTACGATGAGCTTCAGAAAGGGGAGGAAGACAGACAGCCCTTGCCTGTGGATGAAGATCTTCCGGGAATGGGGCAGTACTATTGTTTTCACTGCGA TCGCTATTTTGCTAATGTGACTGTCAGAGACGAACATTTCAAGACCAAACGCCATAGGAAGCG TGTGAAGATAATGTTGGGACCTGCACCGCACACGCAACTGGATGCTGATCTAGCTGCTGGAATGGGCAAGCCAGACAATGGCCCCAAGTTAATGGCAATGTAA
- the LOC125220541 gene encoding ABC transporter B family member 1 isoform X2 has product MEVEATAADPEKPASPPPVVLKDLFRFADGLDYALMGIGSVGAIVHGSSLPLFLRFFADLVNSFGSNANDVDKMTHQVLKYAFYFLVVGAAIWASSWAEISCWMWTGERQSTKMRIKYLEAALNQDIQFFDTQVRTSDVVFAINTDAVMVQDAISEKLGNFLHYMATFVSGFVVGFTAAWQLALVTLAVVPLIAVIGGIHATTLSKLSAKSQDALSEAGNIAEQTIAQIRTVLAYVGESRALQSYSAALRVAQRLGYKIGLAKGLGLGATYFTVFCCYALLLCALGQSAPSMAAFAKARIAAAKIFRVIDHKPGVVSDSESGLELEAVTGKLELKNVDFCYPSRPETQILNNFSLTVSAGKTIALVGSSGSGKSTVVSLIERFYDPSSGQVLLDGHDITTLKLRWLRQQIGLVSQEPALFATTIKENILLGRGDASLVQIEEAARVANAHSFIAKLPDGYDTQVGERGVQLSGGQKQRIAIARAMLKNPAILLLDEATSALDSESEKLVQEALDRFMIGRTTLVIAHRLSTIRKSDLVAVLQQGSVTEIGNHDELLARGESGIYAKLIRMQEAAANEAALNNARKSSARPSSARNSVSSPIITRNSSYGRSPYSRRLSDFSTSDFSLSLDAGYPNYRHEKLAFKEQASSFLRLAKMNSPEWSYALFGSIGSVVCGTLSAFFAYVLSAVLSVYYSPNHAYMIREIAKYCYLLIGVSSAALIFNTMQHYFWDRVGENLTKRVREKMLAAVVKNEMAWFDQEENESSRVAARLALDANNVRSAIGDRISVIMQNSALMLVACTAGFVLQWRLALVLVAVFPIVVAATVLQKMFMNGFSGDLEASHAKATQLAGEAVANVRTVAAFNSEEKIVGLFSLSLNTPLRRCFWKGQIAGSGYGIAQFLLYASYALGLWYASWLVKHGISDFSKTIRVFMVLMVSANGAAETLTLAPDFIKGGRAMRSVFELLDRKTEIEPDDQDAITVPDKLRGEVEFKHVDFAYPTRPDVSVFRDLNLRARAGKTLALVGPSGCGKSSVIALIQRFYEPSSGRVMIDGKDIRKYNLKSLRRHIAVVPQEPCLFGATIYENIAYGHEAATEAEIIEAATLANAHKFISSLPEGYKTYAGERGVQLSGGQKQRVALARAFLRKAEVMLLDEATSALDAESERCIQEALERACGGKTTIVVAHRLTTIRSAHVIAVLDDGKVAEQGSHSHLLKNCPEGVYARMIQLQRLGNASTSSTQSAICM; this is encoded by the exons ATGGAAGTTGAGGCCACCGCCGCCGACCCGGAGAAGCCCGCCTCGCCTCCGCCGGTTGTGCTCAAGGACCTCTTCCGCTTCGCCGATGGATTGGATTACGCTCTCATGGGAATCGGCTCAGTTGGCGCGATTGTCCATGGCAGCTCCCTCCCTCTGTTTCTCAGATTCTTCGCTGATCTCGTTAATTCTTTCGGCTCCAATGCCAACGATGTTGATAAGATGACGCACCAAGTTTTGAAG TATGCGTTTTACTTTCTTGTGGTTGGAGCTGCGATATGGGCGTCTTCTTGGGCAG AAATATCGTGCTGGATGTGGACTGGTGAGAGGCAGTCCACTAAGATGAGGATCAAGTATTTGGAGGCGGCTTTGAACCAAGACATTCAATTCTTCGACACACAGGTGAGGACATCCGATGTTGTTTTCGCCATCAACACCGACGCCGTCATGGTCCAAGATGCCATTAGTGAAAag TTGGGGAATTTCTTGCACTACATGGCTACGTTTGTTTCTGGATTTGTGGTGGGGTTCACCGCGGCGTGGCAGCTAGCTCTTGTCACGCTCGCCGTGGTTCCCCTCATCGCCGTGATCGGAGGCATCCACGCCACCACGCTCTCCAAGCTCTCCGCCAAGAGCCAGGATGCTCTGTCGGAAGCAGGAAACATCGCTGAACAG ACTATAGCTCAAATTCGGACAGTATTGGCGTACGTGGGAGAGTCGAGGGCATTGCAGTCGTATTCAGCAGCGTTGAGAGTTGCTCAGAGGCTCGGATACAAGATTGGATTGGCCAAAGGGTTGGGACTTGGAGCTACTTATTTCACTGTTTTCTGCTGCTATGCCCTTCTGCTCTG TGCTTTGGGGCAATCTGCTCCCAGCATGGCTGCATTTGCAAAGGCAAGAATTGCAGCTGCTAAAATCTTCCGAGTGATAGACCATAAGCCGGGCGTTGTCTCAGACAGTGAATCCGGCCTGGAGTTGGAAGCCGTAACCGGAAAATTGGAGCTCAAAAATGTTGATTTCTGCTACCCTTCAAGGCCAGAAACTCAAATACTTAACAATTTCAGTCTCACTGTTTCCGCTGGGAAAACAATAGCCCTTGTCGGAAGCAGTGGCTCGGGTAAAAGCACGGTGGTGTCCCTCATCGAGAGATTCTATGATCCCTCCTCAG GGCAAGTGCTGCTAGACGGTCATGACATAACAACGTTGAAGTTGAGATGGCTGAGGCAGCAGATTGGGCTGGTGAGCCAAGAGCCTGCTCTGTTTGCCACAACCATCAAAGAAAACATACTGTTGGGCAGAGGGGATGCAAGTTTAGTCCAGATTGAAGAGGCTGCGCGAGTTGCCAATGCACATTCATTCATTGCAAAGCTCCCGGATGGCTATGACACTCAG GTCGGGGAGAGAGGGGTCCAGCTGTCGGGCGGGCAGAAGCAGAGAATAGCTATAGCAAGGGCAATGCTCAAGAATCCAGCCATCTTGCTCTTGGATGAAGCAACCAGTGCATTAGATTCCGAGTCGGAGAAGCTAGTGCAAGAGGCCCTTGACCGTTTCATGATTGGAAGGACTACTCTAGTTATCGCCCATCGCCTCTCCACCATCCGAAAATCTGACCTTGTTGCTGTGTTGCAGCAAGGCAGTGTCACTGAAATCGGGAATCACGATGAGCTCTTAGCCAGGGGAGAAAGCGGCATCTACGCCAAGCTAATCAGAATGCAAGAAGCAGCAGCTAATGAAGCGGCTCTCAATAATGCCAGGAAGAGCAGTGCAag GCCTTCTAGTGCGAGGAACTCGGTGAGCTCGCCAATAATCACTAGAAATTCGTCCTATGGAAGATCGCCTTACTCGAGAAGACTGTCCGACTTCTCCACCTCGGACTTTAGCCTCTCCTTAGATGCTGGATACCCTAACTATCGCCATGAAAAGCTTGCGTTTAAGGAGCAAGCAAGCTCATTCTTGCGTCTTGCAAAGATGAATTCACCCGAGTGGAGTTATGCCTTGTTTGGCTCGATAGGCTCAGTCGTCTGTGGCACTCTCAGTGCATTCTTTGCGTATGTGCTGAGTGCTGTTCTTAGTGTCTACTACAGCCCGAATCATGCCTACATGATAAGGGAGATCGCAAAATACTGCTACCTCTTGATTGGTGTGTCGTCAGCCGCCCTCATTTTCAACACAATGCAGCATTACTTCTGGGATAGAGTCGGGGAGAACTTGACAAAACGTGTCAGGGAGAAGATGCTGGCTGCAGTCGTGAAGAACGAAATGGCGTGGTTCGATCAGGAAGAGAATGAGAGCTCGAGAGTTGCAGCTAGGCTAGCTCTGGATGCGAACAATGTTAGGTCTGCAATTGGAGACAGGATTTCTGTTATAATGCAGAATTCTGCTCTCATGCTTGTTGCCTGCACTGCTGGCTTCGTGTTGCAGTGGCGCCTCGCCCTCGTCCTCGTTGCTGTCTTCCCCATCGTCGTTGCAGCAACTGTTTTACAG AAAATGTTCATGAATGGATTCTCCGGTGACTTGGAAGCTTCGCACGCTAAAGCGACGCAGCTGGCCGGGGAGGCTGTAGCCAATGTGAGAACCGTTGCAGCATTCAATTCGGAAGAGAAGATCGTCGGCCTATTCAGCTTGAGCCTCAACACTCCCCTAAGGCGTTGCTTTTGGAAGGGGCAGATAGCTGGGAGTGGCTATGGCATTGCTCAGTTCTTGCTCTACGCCTCCTACGCGTTAGGCCTGTGGTACGCTTCTTGGCTGGTGAAGCATGGCATCTCTGACTTCTCGAAGACGATACGTGTCTTTATGGTGCTGATGGTCTCCGCCAATGGCGCTGCTGAGACGCTCACCCTCGCCCCCGATTTCATCAAGGGAGGCCGCGCAATGCGGTCCGTGTTTGAGCTCCTAGACCGCAAGACCGAGATAGAACCAGACGACCAAGACGCCATCACTGTCCCTGATAAGCTCCGTGGCGAGGTTGAATTCAAGCACGTGGACTTCGCATACCCTACGAGACCCGATGTGTCAGTCTTCCGCGACCTGAACCTCCGTGCTCGGGCAGGGAAGACCTTGGCCCTTGTCGGCCCGAGTGGCTGTGGGAAGAGCTCAGTGATCGCCCTGATACAGAGATTCTATGAGCCTTCGTCCGGTCGCGTGATGATCGATGGGAAGGATATAAGGAAGTATAATCTAAAGTCATTGAGGAGACACATAGCTGTGGTGCCGCAAGAGCCGTGCCTCTTTGGGGCAACGATCTACGAGAACATCGCCTACGGGCACGAAGCAGCAACGGAGGCAGAAATAATAGAGGCAGCAACGCTGGCAAATGCGCACAAGTTCATATCGTCGTTGCCAGAGGGGTACAAGACGTATGCTGGGGAGAGAGGGGTGCAGCTGTCGGGGGGGCAGAAGCAGCGGGTGGCCCTGGCTCGGGCATTCCTGAGGAAGGCGGAGGTGATGCTGCTGGACGAGGCGACGAGTGCGCTGGATGCGGAGTCGGAGAGATGCATACAGGAGGCACTGGAGCGGGCGTGTGGAGGGAAGACGACGATTGTGGTGGCGCATAGGCTGACCACGATCAGAAGCGCGCACGTGATAGCGGTGCTGGATGATGGCAAGGTGGCGGAGCAGGGGTCGCATTCGCATCTGTTGAAGAACTGCCCGGAGGGGGTGTATGCGCGGATGATACAGCTGCAGAGATTGGGGAATGCTTCCACTTCTTCAACGCAGTCAGCGATTTGTATGTAG
- the LOC125220541 gene encoding ABC transporter B family member 1 isoform X1, which translates to MEVEATAADPEKPASPPPVVLKDLFRFADGLDYALMGIGSVGAIVHGSSLPLFLRFFADLVNSFGSNANDVDKMTHQVLKYAFYFLVVGAAIWASSWAEISCWMWTGERQSTKMRIKYLEAALNQDIQFFDTQVRTSDVVFAINTDAVMVQDAISEKLGNFLHYMATFVSGFVVGFTAAWQLALVTLAVVPLIAVIGGIHATTLSKLSAKSQDALSEAGNIAEQTIAQIRTVLAYVGESRALQSYSAALRVAQRLGYKIGLAKGLGLGATYFTVFCCYALLLWYGGYLVRHHYTNGGLAIATMFAVMIGGLALGQSAPSMAAFAKARIAAAKIFRVIDHKPGVVSDSESGLELEAVTGKLELKNVDFCYPSRPETQILNNFSLTVSAGKTIALVGSSGSGKSTVVSLIERFYDPSSGQVLLDGHDITTLKLRWLRQQIGLVSQEPALFATTIKENILLGRGDASLVQIEEAARVANAHSFIAKLPDGYDTQVGERGVQLSGGQKQRIAIARAMLKNPAILLLDEATSALDSESEKLVQEALDRFMIGRTTLVIAHRLSTIRKSDLVAVLQQGSVTEIGNHDELLARGESGIYAKLIRMQEAAANEAALNNARKSSARPSSARNSVSSPIITRNSSYGRSPYSRRLSDFSTSDFSLSLDAGYPNYRHEKLAFKEQASSFLRLAKMNSPEWSYALFGSIGSVVCGTLSAFFAYVLSAVLSVYYSPNHAYMIREIAKYCYLLIGVSSAALIFNTMQHYFWDRVGENLTKRVREKMLAAVVKNEMAWFDQEENESSRVAARLALDANNVRSAIGDRISVIMQNSALMLVACTAGFVLQWRLALVLVAVFPIVVAATVLQKMFMNGFSGDLEASHAKATQLAGEAVANVRTVAAFNSEEKIVGLFSLSLNTPLRRCFWKGQIAGSGYGIAQFLLYASYALGLWYASWLVKHGISDFSKTIRVFMVLMVSANGAAETLTLAPDFIKGGRAMRSVFELLDRKTEIEPDDQDAITVPDKLRGEVEFKHVDFAYPTRPDVSVFRDLNLRARAGKTLALVGPSGCGKSSVIALIQRFYEPSSGRVMIDGKDIRKYNLKSLRRHIAVVPQEPCLFGATIYENIAYGHEAATEAEIIEAATLANAHKFISSLPEGYKTYAGERGVQLSGGQKQRVALARAFLRKAEVMLLDEATSALDAESERCIQEALERACGGKTTIVVAHRLTTIRSAHVIAVLDDGKVAEQGSHSHLLKNCPEGVYARMIQLQRLGNASTSSTQSAICM; encoded by the exons ATGGAAGTTGAGGCCACCGCCGCCGACCCGGAGAAGCCCGCCTCGCCTCCGCCGGTTGTGCTCAAGGACCTCTTCCGCTTCGCCGATGGATTGGATTACGCTCTCATGGGAATCGGCTCAGTTGGCGCGATTGTCCATGGCAGCTCCCTCCCTCTGTTTCTCAGATTCTTCGCTGATCTCGTTAATTCTTTCGGCTCCAATGCCAACGATGTTGATAAGATGACGCACCAAGTTTTGAAG TATGCGTTTTACTTTCTTGTGGTTGGAGCTGCGATATGGGCGTCTTCTTGGGCAG AAATATCGTGCTGGATGTGGACTGGTGAGAGGCAGTCCACTAAGATGAGGATCAAGTATTTGGAGGCGGCTTTGAACCAAGACATTCAATTCTTCGACACACAGGTGAGGACATCCGATGTTGTTTTCGCCATCAACACCGACGCCGTCATGGTCCAAGATGCCATTAGTGAAAag TTGGGGAATTTCTTGCACTACATGGCTACGTTTGTTTCTGGATTTGTGGTGGGGTTCACCGCGGCGTGGCAGCTAGCTCTTGTCACGCTCGCCGTGGTTCCCCTCATCGCCGTGATCGGAGGCATCCACGCCACCACGCTCTCCAAGCTCTCCGCCAAGAGCCAGGATGCTCTGTCGGAAGCAGGAAACATCGCTGAACAG ACTATAGCTCAAATTCGGACAGTATTGGCGTACGTGGGAGAGTCGAGGGCATTGCAGTCGTATTCAGCAGCGTTGAGAGTTGCTCAGAGGCTCGGATACAAGATTGGATTGGCCAAAGGGTTGGGACTTGGAGCTACTTATTTCACTGTTTTCTGCTGCTATGCCCTTCTGCTCTGGTATGGAGGCTACTTGGTTAGGCACCATTATACTAATGGAGGTCTTGCTATTGCAACCATGTTTGCTGTCATGATTGGTGGCCT TGCTTTGGGGCAATCTGCTCCCAGCATGGCTGCATTTGCAAAGGCAAGAATTGCAGCTGCTAAAATCTTCCGAGTGATAGACCATAAGCCGGGCGTTGTCTCAGACAGTGAATCCGGCCTGGAGTTGGAAGCCGTAACCGGAAAATTGGAGCTCAAAAATGTTGATTTCTGCTACCCTTCAAGGCCAGAAACTCAAATACTTAACAATTTCAGTCTCACTGTTTCCGCTGGGAAAACAATAGCCCTTGTCGGAAGCAGTGGCTCGGGTAAAAGCACGGTGGTGTCCCTCATCGAGAGATTCTATGATCCCTCCTCAG GGCAAGTGCTGCTAGACGGTCATGACATAACAACGTTGAAGTTGAGATGGCTGAGGCAGCAGATTGGGCTGGTGAGCCAAGAGCCTGCTCTGTTTGCCACAACCATCAAAGAAAACATACTGTTGGGCAGAGGGGATGCAAGTTTAGTCCAGATTGAAGAGGCTGCGCGAGTTGCCAATGCACATTCATTCATTGCAAAGCTCCCGGATGGCTATGACACTCAG GTCGGGGAGAGAGGGGTCCAGCTGTCGGGCGGGCAGAAGCAGAGAATAGCTATAGCAAGGGCAATGCTCAAGAATCCAGCCATCTTGCTCTTGGATGAAGCAACCAGTGCATTAGATTCCGAGTCGGAGAAGCTAGTGCAAGAGGCCCTTGACCGTTTCATGATTGGAAGGACTACTCTAGTTATCGCCCATCGCCTCTCCACCATCCGAAAATCTGACCTTGTTGCTGTGTTGCAGCAAGGCAGTGTCACTGAAATCGGGAATCACGATGAGCTCTTAGCCAGGGGAGAAAGCGGCATCTACGCCAAGCTAATCAGAATGCAAGAAGCAGCAGCTAATGAAGCGGCTCTCAATAATGCCAGGAAGAGCAGTGCAag GCCTTCTAGTGCGAGGAACTCGGTGAGCTCGCCAATAATCACTAGAAATTCGTCCTATGGAAGATCGCCTTACTCGAGAAGACTGTCCGACTTCTCCACCTCGGACTTTAGCCTCTCCTTAGATGCTGGATACCCTAACTATCGCCATGAAAAGCTTGCGTTTAAGGAGCAAGCAAGCTCATTCTTGCGTCTTGCAAAGATGAATTCACCCGAGTGGAGTTATGCCTTGTTTGGCTCGATAGGCTCAGTCGTCTGTGGCACTCTCAGTGCATTCTTTGCGTATGTGCTGAGTGCTGTTCTTAGTGTCTACTACAGCCCGAATCATGCCTACATGATAAGGGAGATCGCAAAATACTGCTACCTCTTGATTGGTGTGTCGTCAGCCGCCCTCATTTTCAACACAATGCAGCATTACTTCTGGGATAGAGTCGGGGAGAACTTGACAAAACGTGTCAGGGAGAAGATGCTGGCTGCAGTCGTGAAGAACGAAATGGCGTGGTTCGATCAGGAAGAGAATGAGAGCTCGAGAGTTGCAGCTAGGCTAGCTCTGGATGCGAACAATGTTAGGTCTGCAATTGGAGACAGGATTTCTGTTATAATGCAGAATTCTGCTCTCATGCTTGTTGCCTGCACTGCTGGCTTCGTGTTGCAGTGGCGCCTCGCCCTCGTCCTCGTTGCTGTCTTCCCCATCGTCGTTGCAGCAACTGTTTTACAG AAAATGTTCATGAATGGATTCTCCGGTGACTTGGAAGCTTCGCACGCTAAAGCGACGCAGCTGGCCGGGGAGGCTGTAGCCAATGTGAGAACCGTTGCAGCATTCAATTCGGAAGAGAAGATCGTCGGCCTATTCAGCTTGAGCCTCAACACTCCCCTAAGGCGTTGCTTTTGGAAGGGGCAGATAGCTGGGAGTGGCTATGGCATTGCTCAGTTCTTGCTCTACGCCTCCTACGCGTTAGGCCTGTGGTACGCTTCTTGGCTGGTGAAGCATGGCATCTCTGACTTCTCGAAGACGATACGTGTCTTTATGGTGCTGATGGTCTCCGCCAATGGCGCTGCTGAGACGCTCACCCTCGCCCCCGATTTCATCAAGGGAGGCCGCGCAATGCGGTCCGTGTTTGAGCTCCTAGACCGCAAGACCGAGATAGAACCAGACGACCAAGACGCCATCACTGTCCCTGATAAGCTCCGTGGCGAGGTTGAATTCAAGCACGTGGACTTCGCATACCCTACGAGACCCGATGTGTCAGTCTTCCGCGACCTGAACCTCCGTGCTCGGGCAGGGAAGACCTTGGCCCTTGTCGGCCCGAGTGGCTGTGGGAAGAGCTCAGTGATCGCCCTGATACAGAGATTCTATGAGCCTTCGTCCGGTCGCGTGATGATCGATGGGAAGGATATAAGGAAGTATAATCTAAAGTCATTGAGGAGACACATAGCTGTGGTGCCGCAAGAGCCGTGCCTCTTTGGGGCAACGATCTACGAGAACATCGCCTACGGGCACGAAGCAGCAACGGAGGCAGAAATAATAGAGGCAGCAACGCTGGCAAATGCGCACAAGTTCATATCGTCGTTGCCAGAGGGGTACAAGACGTATGCTGGGGAGAGAGGGGTGCAGCTGTCGGGGGGGCAGAAGCAGCGGGTGGCCCTGGCTCGGGCATTCCTGAGGAAGGCGGAGGTGATGCTGCTGGACGAGGCGACGAGTGCGCTGGATGCGGAGTCGGAGAGATGCATACAGGAGGCACTGGAGCGGGCGTGTGGAGGGAAGACGACGATTGTGGTGGCGCATAGGCTGACCACGATCAGAAGCGCGCACGTGATAGCGGTGCTGGATGATGGCAAGGTGGCGGAGCAGGGGTCGCATTCGCATCTGTTGAAGAACTGCCCGGAGGGGGTGTATGCGCGGATGATACAGCTGCAGAGATTGGGGAATGCTTCCACTTCTTCAACGCAGTCAGCGATTTGTATGTAG